From the genome of Corallococcus macrosporus DSM 14697:
CCGACACCTTCGAGGACTTCCTCACCCTGCCGGCCTACGACGCCCTGGAAGCCCAGCGCTGAACCCTTTCTGAAGCTCGCAGCAGCAACCCACCACCTTTACCGTAGCGAGGAGCCCACGATGTACGACGCCACGCCGACGACCGCCGATGCCTCCCCTCACGCCAAGCTCCACGCGCAGCGTTTCGAGGGCATCAAGCGCAACTACACCCAGAAGGACGTGGAGAAGCTCCGCGGCTCCGTCACCATCAGCTACACGCTGGCGGAGCTGGGCGCCAAGAAGCTCTGGGAGTTGCTCCACACCGAGGACTACATCAACGCGCTCGGCTCGCTCACCGGCAACCAGGCCGTGCAGATGGTGCGCGCGGGCCTGAAGGCCATCTACCTGTCCGGCTGGCAGGTGGCGGCGGACGCCAACTCCGCCGGGCAGATGTACCCGGACCAGAGCCTCTACCCGGTGGACAGCGTCCCCACCGTGGTGCGCAAAATCAACAACGCCCTGCGCCGCGCGGACCAGATTGACCACGCCGAAGGCCGCAAGGACCGCTACTGGTTCGCGCCCATCATCGCCGACGCCGAGGCCGGCTTCGGCGGTCCGCTCAACGCCTTCGAGCTGATGAAGGGCATGATCGAGGCGGGCGCCGCCGGCGTGCACTTCGAGGACCAGCTCGCCAGCGAGAAGAAGTGCGGCCACATGGGCGGCAAGGTGCTGGTGCCCACCAGCCACTTCATCCGCACCCTCTCCGCGGCCCGGCTCGCCGCGGACGTCATGGGCGTGCCCACGCTGCTGGTGGCCCGCACGGACGCGGACAGCGCCAAGCTGCTGATGAGCGACGCGGACGAGTACGACCACGCCTTCATCGACAAGAAGGCCGGCCGCACCGCGGAGGGCTTCTACCGCCTCAACGGCGGCCTGGACTGCGCCATCGCCCGCGGCCTGGCGTACGCGCCGTACGCGGACCTGGTGTGGTGCGAGACGAGCACCCCGGACCTGGCCCAGGCGAAGAAGTTCGCCGAGTCCCTCCGCGCCAAGTACCCGAACAAGCTGCTGGCCTACAACTGCTCGCCGTCCTTCAACTGGAAGAAGAACCTGGACGACGCCACCATCGCCAAGTTCCAGCGCGAGCTGGGCGCCATGGGCTACAAGTTCCAGTTCGTCACCCTGGCCGGCTTCCACGCGCTCAACTTCGGGATGTACGAGCTGGCGCGGAAGTACAAGGACCGCGGCATGGCGGCCTACAGCGAGCTGCAGCAGGCCGAGTTCGCCGCGGAGAAGGACGGCTACACCGCCACCCGCCACCAGCGCGAGGTGGGCACCGGCTACTTCGACCAGGTGGCCGAGGTCATCTCCGGCGGCAACGCCAGCACGCTCGCCCTGACGGAGTCCACCGAGGCCCACCAGTTCTAGGCCCGGGCGCCTCCTGAGGGCCTGGCCAAGGCCGCGGCTGACGGGTTGTACGCCCGTAAGTCCGCGGCCTTGCTGCGTTTTCGCACCTCGCGCGCAACTTCGCCGGGCGGCCGGGCGATAATGGGGCTTCGAGAGGTCCGACACGTGCGTGGTGCGCGTCCCGGGCCGAGACGGAGCCGACATGACGCGCATCAACTCCTTCACCGGTCCCATGATTCAGCCCGCCACCACGCAGGCGCAGACCCGCGCCGCCAGCACGAGCTTTGGCGCGCTGGTGAACCCCATGGCCCCGGCCAACCGGCCGGGAGACCCGCTGATGGTGTCGGGGGGCGCGGTGGTCGCCTCCGCGCTCGCCTCGGTGGGCAGCTCGCCGAACAACGGCCTCCTGAACTCCTACCTGTCCGCCGTGGGCCGCGGGCCCATCTCCGAGGACGGCACGCGGGGCCCGGCGTCCCAGGCCCCCGCCGGCTCGGAGCAGGCGCAGCAGGAGCAGGTCCTCATGGAGCTGGCGGAGATGTCCGCCGCGACGCTGTCCAACTCCATCCTGCACATGGGCAACAAGATGAAGGTGGACCTGGACCGGGAGTAATCCGGCCGGGCCCTCAGCCCTTCTTCTTGTCGCTGTCCGCGTTGTAGGCGTCGCGCTGGCCCCGCTGGAGCTCGGGGCCGTCCCTCCACGGCAGCTCGACGTCGGTGCGCTGGCCGCCGTTCTGCTCGGTGACATCGTTGAGGAACTCGGAGCGGCCCTCGGCGGGGACGCTCTCGCCGTCCTCCTCCGGGTCCTTCTGCTTCTTGGGGTCGAGCGGGATGCCGGCGCCGCGCTTGAGGTAGTCCTTGGGGTCCATGCCCCTCAAGGTGGCGATGATGGCCACCCGCGCGCAGGGAGCGGGCAGCCGGACGGGCCCCTGGTGGCTCAGTTGAGGTACTTGGGCCGGGGCGGCTCGGCCGGCGGCTGCTTCATCCGCTCCAGGCCCTGGCGGGTGAGGACGAAGCGGACCACGCCGGAGCCCCGCTCCGTCTCGATTTCCGCCTCGAAGGCCGGCCCGGCGATGCCGCCGAAGGACACGTCCTTGCGCAGGTTCACCACCCGGCCGCTCACCATGTCCCCGGCCACCTCCTTGGCGCCCTCACCGCGCTGGTGCAGCTCGAAGGCGACCTGGTGCAGCGTCATCGCCAGCGAGGGCGTCAGCGGCTGGTTGCTGAAGAGGACGGAGATGAGGAGCCAGTAGGGAGGTGCCGGGTCGGTGGACATCGCGTCCCCATCCTAAGCGCCTCGTGCGGCGCGGGCCCGTGGAAGTGACGGCCATGCCGCGCGTGCCTAGCGGGTCGGCAGCTCGCGGAAGGTGATGCCCTCCAAGCCCAGGCGCTGGACCGCCTCCTTGAAGCGCTCGGTGCCCACCATCACGGTGGCGAAGTTGCCCACGCGGAAGAGGTCCCGGTCCGTGGGCAGCGAGGCCGCGTCGAGGATGGGGTCGTCTGGCAGCGTCATTCCGAACCGGCCACAGGTGGCACAGGGCGGCTGCTGATCCGGCGGGTAGCAGTCCGGGTGCAGTCGCCCTCCGGGCTCAAGCTGAAGCTCCAAGAGCTCCGGAGGGTCCTTCTGCCGAAAGCGCAGCTCCGTCTTGCAGCCCACGAGACCGCGAACGCCCTCTGCCTGGAGTTGTTCCAGTGCATCCCAGCGAACCACGAGCAGCATGCTCCCCTGCGTCTCGAAGGCGGCGAATCGTCCCGAGGCGGCTCCCACCAAGGGACCGAACGAAGTCCCTGGAGGCAGCGGCGCGCCAGGCGGGGCCAAGGGGCGGACCATTTCACGCAGTCTCACGAACTCCTCGAACGGCTCGGGCCGGGCCTTCAGGAACTCACCCTGCGCAGGCAGCATCGACAGATCGACAGCGGGGTACTGATGGCCCGAAGAGGACCAGGTCACCCCACAGCCAGGACATCCCGCCAACCCAGGCAGCGCCCACTTGTGCGCGGCATGGAAGCTCCCGTTGATTCGGGGCCACGTCGTACTGTCCTGGGAGAGTTCAAACAGGCGAAGGGTCATGTTCCTGGCCTGGAATAGTACGGACGAATCGGCCCACCTATCAGTTGGAAGCGATAGATGAGCGCCCCCGCGTGCTTGAAAATCTCTTCAGGGCTCGCCCCGTTGTTTCGCCGCATGTATGCACGCCACGCTTCGTTCCAAGCGCCGCCAGCGCCTGACCCACCATGAATGCGCCGATGGAGTTCGAGCGGAATCGGCATGGTGTAGTCGTGAATCTTGACGCCCCGCTGCAGGAACCACCCGGCGAGCTCGGGGGCCTGGGGGAAGATGTGGTGCTTCTCCCAGCGCCCGGGCGGTAGCCGATGTGACGGCGGGATGACTCGCTCTGGCGCCCCGTTCCAGTTGGGGAACACCATGACGGCGCCACGAGGTAGCTGCTGCCCGCTACCCCAGCTCCGCCGAGGGCCCCGGCCCGGAGCCGCCGCCGCCGCGGGTGGACGCGCGGGCGGGAAGCGCGCCAGCTCTATCTCCCCGGGCAGGTCCGCGCAGCGGTAGAAACCGCAGGCCTCTCCCAGACACAGCAGGGAGACACACTGGTCCTCGTGAGGAGTCGAGCACTCCAGCTCCGCCTCGTCCCAGGCCTGCTGCATGGGAGGCTTGACCGAGGTGGAACACCCCAGCCACAGCACGGCGAGCACCGGAAGCCATCGGCCCGGAGGGGCTCACCTCCCACGAAACCGGGGCCTCCAGCCCGTCTTCCCCGGACCGCCCGGCCCTACCCGGCGCGGGGACGGCGGCGTGAGGCGATGCCCTCGGCGAGGGCGACCTGCTGCTTCCAATGCCCATACAGGCGGCCCTGGGACGCCAGCCGGTCCAGCTTGCGCTGCGTCGCTTCATCCACCGCCCCGGGCGGCGCATCTCGGAACGGCGTCCCCGGCAGCGGCATGAAGGTATGTCCATGCACGCGAGCCCCCAGCGCCGCCAGTTGCTCCATCAGCGCCACCGTGGCGTCCACGTCGGCGGGCTCCTCCCCGGGCAGTCCCAGGATGAAGTCCACGTTGGGCACGAAGCCGCACTCCACCGCGATGCGGGTGGCGCGCACCACCGTCTCCACGTCGTGCCCCCGGCGCGTGCTCTGGAGGATGCGCTCGGAGCCGGACTGGCCGCCGATGATGAGGTTGTCGTTGTGGACGTAGCGCTTGAGCAGCGCCAGCGCCTCCGGCGTGACGTGCTCGGGGCGGACCTCCGAGGGGAAGGTGCCGTAGTAGATGCGCCCGTCGGGCGCCATGGCCTCCTTCACCGCGGCGAGCAGGGCCTCCACCGCGTCCAGGTTCACCGACTCGTCGGCGGTGCCGTAGGACATGGACGTCGGCGTGATGAAGCGGACGTCGCGCCGGCCCGAGCGCCGCAGCTCCCGCGCCCAGTGCGCCACGTTGGCCACGGAGCGATGCCGGAACCGCGCCTTGCTCATGAACGGCGTCTGGCAGAAGCGGCACGCGTAGATGCAGCCGCGCGTGATTTCGATGGCGCCGTACTGCCCGTTGCGCGCCGCGAAGGGCGGGAAGTCGTCGAGCAGCACGCCCTCACCCCGGCCGTGCTGCACCAGCTTTCCGTCCTTCAGGTACGCGACGCCGTGCGTGTCGCGCGGCTCCTCGCCCCGCAGCACCCGGCCGAGCAGCGCGCGCAGGGAGTGCTCACCCTCGCCCACCGCCACCAGGTCGAAGCCCGCCTGGAGCGTCTGGAGCGTCTCCGCCGTGGCGTGCACGCCACCGGCGATGCACAGCACCTCGCGCCCCTCCAGCCGCTCACGCACCCACGCCAGCTCCTCCGCCGCGGGGGCGAAGCTGGCCGAGTAGAAGGACCACGCGGCCACCACCGTGTCCCCGGCGTCCACGCGCTCGCGAAGCGTGTCCAGCAGCGTCTCGCGGCTGCGCGGGAAGTGGAGCGTCACGTCCGCCAGGGCCGGGTCCGACTCCACGGCCCCCGCCAGCACGGTGAAGGCGTACTTGCCCGGGTACTGGTAGCTCAGGACGAGCGAAACACGGCGGGTCGGCTGCATGCAGGATGGGCTTTATGCCACAGGGCCCGCGGCGCAAGCACCCAGGCAGGCCGCCGGGACACACGCCCCGCGTCAGTCAGGGAGAAGGCACCAGCGAGAGTGCCAGCGCGTTGAAGGCAGGGAACTCCATGACGTCCGGCGGCACCCGCCCGTCCGGCAAGGCCATGCGCACCACCACCAGGTCCTGCTCCGGCACCACCAGCAGGAGCTGCCCGAAGGAGCCTCGCGCCGAGTAGCCCCGGGGCGCCCCCTCCACCTGCGTCCGCAGGGGAACGCGGGCGCTCTTCTCCATCAGCTCCCGGATGCCCGCCATCCCTCCCAGCCGCGCGGAGAGCACCTGCATCAAATCCGCCGAGGCCATCGGCTTGCCCACCACGTCCTCGAGGCGGGACAGCGACGCCTCCGGCATGCCGTTGCGCCGCGCCTCGTTCACCAGGTCCTGGCCGAGCACACGGAGCGACTTGTCGTAGACGAGCCACCACAGCAACCCCGCCGTGGGGTTGTGGGGCTGCGATGGCGCGGCGGTGCACTCCTGAATCCAGGCCTCGCTCAGGATGCGCTTGCCCTGCCAGGTGCCTCGCTGGAGCAGCAACTGGCCCACCTTGGCGAAGTCCACCGGGTGCAGGCGCAGGCCGGACATGCCCAGCGGATTGCCGGCCGGGTCCTTCTGCCAGAACACGTCCCGGATGCCGAGCGGCGCGAAGAGCCGCCGCATCAGGTAGGCGTCCAGCTTCTCGCCCGAGGCGCGCTCCACCACGCCCGCCAGCAGGTTGGTGGCCTTGTTGTTGTAGAAGAACCGGCTGCCCGGCACGTCCACCACGTGGGCGTCCAACGCGTAGCGGACGAAGTCCCGCGACTGGTAGATGTCCATCGCGCTCGCGTTCGCCTCCAGCCCGGAGGTGTGGCTGAGCACGTGCCGCAAGGTGACCTGGCCCTTCAGCCCGGCCTTCCATTCCGGGAAGAAGGTGGAGACGGGCACGTCGGCGGAGGCAAGCTTCCCCTCGTCGATGAGCAGCCCAATGGCCAGCGCCACCACGGCCTTCGTGGCGGACATGGACTCGATGCGCTGCGTCTCGCCGCCGAAGTACCACTCCCCCACCAGCTTGCCGTGACGGAGCACCACCAGGGCCGCCGAGCCCGCGTCCTCGGCCGCCTTCACGAAGGCCGCGAGCGCCGGCTCCGACAGTCCCGCCTCCGCGGCCGTCACCGTCTCCAGACCCGCGCCCACGTTGCCCGCGACGCGCGCCTTCAGCGCGTTCTCCCGGGCCCGCGCCACCAGCGCGTCGTAGCCCGGCATCCGGCGCAGCGGCGCCAGGGACTTGTCGTGCAGCAGGTCGCCCGGCGAGCTCATGCCCCGCTCGACGGCGCGCTCCAGCCAGGTGAAGGCCGCGGCGTCATCCCCCACGCCCAGCGAGGCATAGGCGGCGAACCAGGCCACTTCGTCCGTCTGGTGGCCGCCGTCCCACAGTCGCTGCAGCTCGGAGCGGGCGGCGTCGAAGTGCCCCGCCTCCATCGCCCTGCCTGCCCGCTGGAGTCCCTCGCGGCGTTGAGCCTCTGGGTCGGCAGGCGCCGCCGCGGGAGGCGGCGCCGCGGGAGGCGCCGCCGCGGGAGCCGGAGGCGCGGTGACCGGCTGCGCGTGGGCGCAGGCCAGCAAGGTGCAGAGCGGGAGGAAGAAGCTGGGTCGCATGGGCGCTCCATGGGGCGGTGGCAATGAAGCGCCACGCGTTCGGAACGCTGATATGGCACGGCACGCGCGTCACCGCGAGCCGTCATCCGCGCTCGCCGTGACGCGATGGGTGCGGCAGGCGCGAAGCGGGGGCCCCACGGCCGCGACGCAGGCCCATCGAGCCCGCGCGGCGGTCCGCGCGGACGCAGCTCGACCCGAGGGCGCGCACATGCCCCGCGCATGCGCGCCAACTTGGACGCTCAACGGCTCCGGCGCCGGTAACCCGCCAGGCCCATCAGCCCCAGCAGCGAGAAGGCCGCCACGGAGCCGCCCGTGCTGCTGCACCCCGGCTGCGCCGCCACGCCATCCTCCGACGAAATGCCTCCCGGCGTGGGCACGTTCGGCCCCTGCGGCGTCCCTGAGTCCAGGGAGGACGCCGGGGTCCCCGCGTCCTGCTCCGGCTCCCCGGGCATGCCCGCGTCCCCGGGGTCCACGCCGCCCGCGTCCGCCGCGGTCCCCGCGTCCTCGGGCGGCTCCGGGTCCACGGGGCCACCCCCGGCATCCACCGGGGCGCCCGCGTCCGGCGTTCCAGCGTCCACGGGCGGTGGCGGCGGCTCCACGGGGAGCACGTCCGACAGCTCCGTCGCCTGCATGAAACCGTCGTGGTAGACGACCCCCACGGGCCGCACCGTGTCACTGCGGTAGAGGCCGAGCTTCAGGTAGTTGCGCTGCCCCGAGTACATCGTCATCGCGCCGCGCCTGGGCAGCACCCGCTCCTTGTTGTGCCACAGCTCGACGAAGCCCACCTTCGGGTCCGGCGACCACTTCGCGTGCAGGATGAACTCGTGCCACACGCCCCGGGTGAGCTTCGTGCGCCAGGGAATCTCCGCCGTTCCGGGGAGCGACAGCCGAATCTCCTCCCCCTTCACGTAGAACTCCACCGGCGGGGAGCCGCAGCACCCGTCATGGTGCCACTGGGTGAAGAGCTGCCAGGTGTCCGCGCTGGGGAAGTCGTTCGCGAACATCACCTTCCAGCGGTAGTAGTACTCCGAGCCCACCGCCTCCCGGCTCATGTACACGAGCTCATTGCGGTTGCCGCTGGCGTTGATGGGGTCATCCCCCTGATACACCGTGGCCTTCAGCGCGTATTGGCCCTCGGCCACCGGGGACGTCACCACCTGGAGCCGGTTCGCATTCACCATCTGCGTGCTGGAGTACTGCGAGCGGTCACCCGTCTCGAAGTCCCCCCGCCACACCACGCCTGCCGAAGCGAGCCCGGGGACACACCACACCGCAAGCCATACGGGGACAAAGGCTCTCAAAGACATCCTCGCGAAGGTCTGGAATGCAACGACTGACACACCGTATCGCAAACCATTCCCTGCTTCATTCCCCGGGCAGAACCTTCCCACTGGCCTGGCAACCCGGCGGCCAGCCATGCAAGCCCCTGGATGTTTCACGTTGTGTTTCACGACGGGCGCGGGCGCCTGACACACTCCGGCCGTCCTTGCAAGCCACTCGCAACACGTCGCGTCATCAACACGGCGAACAACCTTCAAGCTGACTGGCGGCAGGTGTGGGGTATGGTCTCTCCTTTCCGGCGCTCCACCACAGGAGCGTCCCGAGTGTCCCCATGCTTGTCCTGCGTGACGTCCAGAAGACCGACCTGCCCGGGCTGAAGCGGCTCGCGGCCGTGCTGAACACGGTGAACCTGCCGAACAACGAAGAAACGCTGTCGGCCATCGTGGACACGTCGGTGAAGAGCTTCGCGGGCAAGGTGAAGAACCCCTTCGAGCGCGAGTACCTCTTCGTGCTGGAGGACGTGCGCAACAGCCTCATCATCGGCACGTCGATGATCATCGCGCAGCACGGCACCTACGAGGCCCCGCACATCTACTACGAGGTGAGCGAGCGCGAGCACTACTCCGCGTCCCTCTCCCGTCACCTTCGCCACAAGGTCCTCTCCATCGCCTACAACTACGAGGGCCCCACGGAGGTGGGCGGGCTCGTCGTGGACCCGCCCTACCGCGCCACGCCGGACAAGCCCGGCAAGCAGCTCTCCTACGGGCGCTTCCTCTTCATCGCCATGCACCGGCGGCTGTTCCGTCCCCGCGTGCTGGCGGAGCTGCTGCCGCCGCTGCTGCCGGACGGCCGCAGCCTGCTGTGGGAGGCCTGCGGCAAGAAGTTCACCGGCCTGACCTACCAGGAGGCGGACCGCCTCAGCCGGCAGAACAAGGAGTTCATCAAGGAGCTCTTCCCCGCCTCGGACATCTACGCGTCGCTCTTCCCCACGCGCGTGCAGAAGGTGCTGGGCGAGGTCGGTCCGCAGACGCGCGGCGTGCAGCGCATGCTGGAGCGCATCGGCTTCAAGTACATGGAGCGCATCGACCCGTTCGACGGCGGCCCCCACTTCGAGGCCGACACCGCCGACATCAGCCTGGTGCGCAAGTACCGGACGCTCAAGGTGGCGGACGGGGACTTCGACCTGCAGGGCGATGACGTCCTCGTCGCGGTGGAGAGCGACGCCGGACGCAACCGCTTCCGCGCCGTGCGGTGCCAGGCGCGCCTGGAGAACACCCAGGCCTTCCTGCCCGCCCGCGCCAAGGAGGTGCTGGACGTCCAGGCTGGCGCGAAGGTGTCCGTCATCCCCTTCGAGTAGCGCGTCGCCTCACGGCCGGCGCACCACCCGGTGCGCCCCGCGCAGCAGCGACAGCCAGCGCGCCCCCGCCTCCAGCGCCGGGCCCTGCGCCTCCGCCAGGGCAATGGGCAGGTGCGTGCGCGGCGTCACCGGGTCCAGGGACGTCGGGTCCAGGTCCAGCGTCCCCCCCGCCGCCAGCGCCACGCGCACCCAGGCGTGAGGCCGCGCCGGTCCGCCGTCCACCACCAGCAGCCCGTGCACCACGGCCACCTTCACGCCTCGCGCGCGGGCCCCCGCGGCGAAGCGCAGCGCGTGCGCCAGGCACCCGCCTGCCTCCCCCTCGCCGCCCTCGCGCCAATCCGCCCCGCCAGGCCGCTTCTCCGGAAAGGCCGCGTGGACCTCGGCCGCCAACGCCCGCGCCGCCGCCGCGTCCCACGGCGTCTGGCCGTCCAGACGCGCCGGCACCGCGAGCGGCGGCTCCAGCGACAGCGCCCCT
Proteins encoded in this window:
- a CDS encoding double-CXXCG motif protein, encoding MTLRLFELSQDSTTWPRINGSFHAAHKWALPGLAGCPGCGVTWSSSGHQYPAVDLSMLPAQGEFLKARPEPFEEFVRLREMVRPLAPPGAPLPPGTSFGPLVGAASGRFAAFETQGSMLLVVRWDALEQLQAEGVRGLVGCKTELRFRQKDPPELLELQLEPGGRLHPDCYPPDQQPPCATCGRFGMTLPDDPILDAASLPTDRDLFRVGNFATVMVGTERFKEAVQRLGLEGITFRELPTR
- a CDS encoding serine hydrolase domain-containing protein; the protein is MRPSFFLPLCTLLACAHAQPVTAPPAPAAAPPAAPPPAAAPADPEAQRREGLQRAGRAMEAGHFDAARSELQRLWDGGHQTDEVAWFAAYASLGVGDDAAAFTWLERAVERGMSSPGDLLHDKSLAPLRRMPGYDALVARARENALKARVAGNVGAGLETVTAAEAGLSEPALAAFVKAAEDAGSAALVVLRHGKLVGEWYFGGETQRIESMSATKAVVALAIGLLIDEGKLASADVPVSTFFPEWKAGLKGQVTLRHVLSHTSGLEANASAMDIYQSRDFVRYALDAHVVDVPGSRFFYNNKATNLLAGVVERASGEKLDAYLMRRLFAPLGIRDVFWQKDPAGNPLGMSGLRLHPVDFAKVGQLLLQRGTWQGKRILSEAWIQECTAAPSQPHNPTAGLLWWLVYDKSLRVLGQDLVNEARRNGMPEASLSRLEDVVGKPMASADLMQVLSARLGGMAGIRELMEKSARVPLRTQVEGAPRGYSARGSFGQLLLVVPEQDLVVVRMALPDGRVPPDVMEFPAFNALALSLVPSP
- the aceA gene encoding isocitrate lyase; translation: MYDATPTTADASPHAKLHAQRFEGIKRNYTQKDVEKLRGSVTISYTLAELGAKKLWELLHTEDYINALGSLTGNQAVQMVRAGLKAIYLSGWQVAADANSAGQMYPDQSLYPVDSVPTVVRKINNALRRADQIDHAEGRKDRYWFAPIIADAEAGFGGPLNAFELMKGMIEAGAAGVHFEDQLASEKKCGHMGGKVLVPTSHFIRTLSAARLAADVMGVPTLLVARTDADSAKLLMSDADEYDHAFIDKKAGRTAEGFYRLNGGLDCAIARGLAYAPYADLVWCETSTPDLAQAKKFAESLRAKYPNKLLAYNCSPSFNWKKNLDDATIAKFQRELGAMGYKFQFVTLAGFHALNFGMYELARKYKDRGMAAYSELQQAEFAAEKDGYTATRHQREVGTGYFDQVAEVISGGNASTLALTESTEAHQF
- a CDS encoding TIGR02269 family lipoprotein; this translates as MLAVLWLGCSTSVKPPMQQAWDEAELECSTPHEDQCVSLLCLGEACGFYRCADLPGEIELARFPPARPPAAAAAPGRGPRRSWGSGQQLPRGAVMVFPNWNGAPERVIPPSHRLPPGRWEKHHIFPQAPELAGWFLQRGVKIHDYTMPIPLELHRRIHGGSGAGGAWNEAWRAYMRRNNGASPEEIFKHAGALIYRFQLIGGPIRPYYSRPGT
- a CDS encoding polysaccharide lyase; this translates as MVWRGDFETGDRSQYSSTQMVNANRLQVVTSPVAEGQYALKATVYQGDDPINASGNRNELVYMSREAVGSEYYYRWKVMFANDFPSADTWQLFTQWHHDGCCGSPPVEFYVKGEEIRLSLPGTAEIPWRTKLTRGVWHEFILHAKWSPDPKVGFVELWHNKERVLPRRGAMTMYSGQRNYLKLGLYRSDTVRPVGVVYHDGFMQATELSDVLPVEPPPPPVDAGTPDAGAPVDAGGGPVDPEPPEDAGTAADAGGVDPGDAGMPGEPEQDAGTPASSLDSGTPQGPNVPTPGGISSEDGVAAQPGCSSTGGSVAAFSLLGLMGLAGYRRRSR
- a CDS encoding TIGR04013 family B12-binding domain/radical SAM domain-containing protein, translated to MQPTRRVSLVLSYQYPGKYAFTVLAGAVESDPALADVTLHFPRSRETLLDTLRERVDAGDTVVAAWSFYSASFAPAAEELAWVRERLEGREVLCIAGGVHATAETLQTLQAGFDLVAVGEGEHSLRALLGRVLRGEEPRDTHGVAYLKDGKLVQHGRGEGVLLDDFPPFAARNGQYGAIEITRGCIYACRFCQTPFMSKARFRHRSVANVAHWARELRRSGRRDVRFITPTSMSYGTADESVNLDAVEALLAAVKEAMAPDGRIYYGTFPSEVRPEHVTPEALALLKRYVHNDNLIIGGQSGSERILQSTRRGHDVETVVRATRIAVECGFVPNVDFILGLPGEEPADVDATVALMEQLAALGARVHGHTFMPLPGTPFRDAPPGAVDEATQRKLDRLASQGRLYGHWKQQVALAEGIASRRRPRAG
- a CDS encoding arginine N-succinyltransferase, whose product is MLVLRDVQKTDLPGLKRLAAVLNTVNLPNNEETLSAIVDTSVKSFAGKVKNPFEREYLFVLEDVRNSLIIGTSMIIAQHGTYEAPHIYYEVSEREHYSASLSRHLRHKVLSIAYNYEGPTEVGGLVVDPPYRATPDKPGKQLSYGRFLFIAMHRRLFRPRVLAELLPPLLPDGRSLLWEACGKKFTGLTYQEADRLSRQNKEFIKELFPASDIYASLFPTRVQKVLGEVGPQTRGVQRMLERIGFKYMERIDPFDGGPHFEADTADISLVRKYRTLKVADGDFDLQGDDVLVAVESDAGRNRFRAVRCQARLENTQAFLPARAKEVLDVQAGAKVSVIPFE